The following are from one region of the Cloacibacterium normanense genome:
- a CDS encoding IS3 family transposase (programmed frameshift), translating into MGKSKYSLDFKLKAIKRYHKGDIGTDDLGKRIGVCGSLVRKWIKFYELYGVSGLVRLSNTHYTKDFKLKILSVIEKENLSLKEASRRFNIPAESSILSWQRNYKKNGILGLENRPKGRPKTMSNYKRKKKKTGKPLTREEELLERIYYLEAQNAILKKFRRLNSGKEKSKAIEELRQDFDLAVLLHCTSMARSSFYYYQKRFQMKDKYAEIKEMIKQIYHRHKGRLGYRRITLLLKEKGILINHKTVLRLMKILGLKSIIRVKKYKSYKGEQGKIAPNVLQRNFKSDAPNQKWATDVTEFNVSGNKLYLSPIIDLFNGEIVSFDLSERPVFSQIIRMLKKSFRKVKSTQNIILHSDQGWQYQMKHYQNLLKEKGIIQSMSRKGNCLDNAVIENFFGTIKSEMFYTRKFGSIQELKIEIVKYIHYYNNDRIRLNLKGKSPVQYRTLSFENIV; encoded by the exons ATGGGAAAAAGTAAATATTCATTAGACTTTAAATTAAAAGCTATAAAGAGATATCACAAAGGGGATATTGGAACAGACGATTTAGGAAAACGCATTGGAGTTTGTGGTTCATTGGTTCGTAAATGGATAAAATTTTATGAACTTTATGGAGTTTCAGGACTTGTTCGGCTTTCCAATACGCATTACACAAAAGATTTTAAATTAAAGATTTTATCAGTAATTGAGAAAGAGAATTTAAGTTTAAAAGAAGCGTCGAGAAGGTTTAATATTCCTGCGGAGTCCAGTATTCTTAGTTGGCAGCGTAATTACAAAAAAAATGGTATTTTAGGTTTAGAAAACAGACCCAAAGGAAGACCTAAAACCATGAGTAATTACAAGCGAAAAAAAAAGAAAACAGGCAAGCCCTTAACAAGGGAGGAAGAACTGTTGGAGAGGATTTATTATTTAGAAGCCCAGAACGCCATTTTAAAAAAGT TTAGACGCCTTAATTCAGGAAAGGAAAAATCCAAAGCCATCGAAGAGTTAAGGCAGGACTTTGATTTAGCAGTACTACTGCATTGTACATCGATGGCAAGAAGCAGTTTTTATTACTATCAAAAACGCTTTCAAATGAAAGATAAATATGCGGAAATAAAAGAAATGATTAAGCAGATTTATCATCGTCACAAAGGAAGGTTGGGCTATAGAAGAATTACTTTGCTTTTGAAAGAAAAAGGAATTTTGATTAATCACAAAACTGTTTTACGACTTATGAAAATATTAGGTTTAAAGAGTATTATCCGAGTGAAGAAATATAAATCTTACAAGGGAGAGCAAGGGAAAATTGCGCCCAATGTTCTACAGAGGAATTTCAAATCGGACGCTCCTAATCAGAAATGGGCAACCGATGTTACAGAGTTTAATGTATCGGGTAATAAACTTTACCTATCTCCAATCATCGATTTATTTAATGGTGAAATTGTCAGTTTTGACTTATCTGAAAGACCTGTGTTTAGCCAAATCATCAGAATGCTAAAGAAATCATTCAGAAAAGTAAAATCTACACAGAACATCATTCTACATTCTGATCAAGGTTGGCAATATCAAATGAAACATTACCAAAACTTGTTAAAAGAAAAAGGTATTATTCAAAGTATGTCCCGAAAAGGAAACTGTTTGGACAATGCGGTGATAGAAAACTTTTTTGGAACGATAAAATCAGAAATGTTTTATACCAGAAAGTTTGGTTCCATTCAGGAACTTAAGATCGAAATAGTGAAGTACATTCACTATTACAACAATGATAGAATAAGACTCAATCTCAAAGGAAAGAGTCCGGTACAGTACCGAACTCTTTCCTTTGAGAATATTGTTTAA
- a CDS encoding two-component regulator propeller domain-containing protein, whose translation MLANFFYKSIVTKNKKVVGLFLIVFSSFLFSQEASIIENITETEGLPSNYVFNANEDQNGVIWLGTDKGLATYQDGEWITLDVDNGMPGNYINKAISDKKNGLLIYLSERGLYYFDTNKRRITVKYPSLGNLILRDFKISNYNSNYILINGVNPKTNQEKFYAIDISNVKTLIPLHIEQNSIFLKGKNSKIKLADRDFLLQNDKIVLNRFTLEKIENTIFIKQNGKIIDTLSEKNGLGNNSINHILKTSKNDVIISTLGGGISIIRNNNPKITFNHKSINARQILTFQNKQYIFADGFLYVIQDDKILSKVFLRKDALTFHLDGDFLYLGSFAGLETYKMNGNQLQFINLFPFTAGVSKILKFNSQIIFTTYGGGFFVKNGNSVTKYQNKPFNN comes from the coding sequence ATGTTGGCTAATTTTTTTTATAAATCTATTGTTACCAAAAACAAAAAAGTAGTTGGCCTATTTCTTATTGTATTTTCTTCCTTTCTTTTTTCTCAAGAGGCTTCAATTATTGAAAATATCACCGAAACAGAAGGCTTACCTAGCAATTATGTTTTTAATGCCAATGAAGACCAAAATGGAGTGATTTGGTTAGGAACAGATAAAGGTCTTGCTACCTATCAAGATGGAGAATGGATTACGCTAGATGTAGATAATGGAATGCCTGGAAACTACATTAATAAAGCGATTTCAGATAAAAAAAATGGATTGTTGATTTATCTTTCAGAAAGAGGATTATATTATTTTGACACCAATAAAAGAAGGATTACAGTAAAATATCCAAGTTTAGGTAATTTGATATTGAGGGATTTCAAAATTTCTAATTATAACAGCAATTATATCTTAATTAATGGAGTAAATCCTAAAACAAATCAGGAGAAGTTTTATGCTATTGATATCAGTAATGTTAAGACATTAATTCCTTTGCACATTGAACAAAATAGTATTTTTCTTAAAGGAAAGAATTCAAAAATCAAACTGGCTGATCGAGATTTTTTATTACAAAATGATAAAATTGTTCTTAATCGTTTTACATTAGAAAAAATAGAAAATACCATTTTTATAAAGCAAAATGGTAAAATTATAGATACGCTTTCCGAAAAAAATGGACTGGGAAATAACAGCATTAATCATATCTTAAAAACTTCTAAGAATGATGTGATTATTTCTACACTTGGAGGTGGTATTTCTATCATTCGTAATAACAACCCGAAAATAACTTTCAATCATAAGAGTATAAATGCGAGACAGATTTTAACTTTTCAAAATAAACAATATATTTTTGCAGATGGTTTTTTATACGTCATTCAAGATGACAAAATACTGTCAAAAGTTTTCCTTAGAAAAGATGCACTTACTTTCCATTTAGATGGTGATTTTCTTTATTTAGGTTCTTTTGCTGGATTAGAAACCTATAAAATGAATGGCAATCAATTGCAATTCATAAATTTATTTCCTTTTACTGCTGGTGTTTCTAAGATTTTAAAATTCAACAGTCAGATTATTTTCACCACTTATGGAGGCGGTTTTTTTGTAAAGAATGGAAATTCCGTGACTAAATATCAAAATAAACCTTTTAATAATTAG
- the gpmI gene encoding 2,3-bisphosphoglycerate-independent phosphoglycerate mutase: MAKKAILAILDGWGLGTDNKVSAIYQANTPFIDSCYTKFPHTTLEASGLAVGLPAGQMGNSEVGHMNLGAGRVVYQNLVKLNMAVEKNTLGLEPGIQMAFEYAKLNHKKVHFIGLVSDGGVHSHINHLKGLLTAAQEFGLTENVYVHAFTDGRDCDPMSGKGFIEDLQNHMKISTGKLATVVGRYFAMDRDKRWERVKLAYDAMVNGVGEITKNPVEAIEKSYAEGVTDEFLKPIIVSENNNLPTAKIEENDVVFCFNFRTDRGREITEVLSQQDFPDFGMKKLNLYYVTLTNYDESFQNVKVIFDEEVLQETMGEVLERAGRTQIRIAETEKYPHVTFFFSGGREKEYVGERRLLCPSPKDVATYDLKPEMSAFDIRDAILPELEKESADFICLNFANADMVGHTGVFEAAVKACEAVDKCIEAVATTAYEHGYAVFILADHGNSDYMINPDGSPNTQHSTNLVPLIVMDKDQNWNLKPGKLGDVAPSILKVMGVEIPEIMTGEVLVS; the protein is encoded by the coding sequence ATGGCTAAAAAAGCAATACTTGCCATTCTTGATGGATGGGGTTTAGGAACGGATAATAAAGTGTCTGCAATTTACCAAGCAAACACACCTTTTATAGATTCTTGTTATACAAAATTTCCACATACCACGCTAGAAGCTTCTGGACTTGCAGTAGGTTTACCAGCTGGACAAATGGGAAATTCTGAAGTTGGACACATGAATCTAGGAGCGGGACGAGTAGTTTACCAAAATTTGGTAAAACTGAATATGGCGGTAGAAAAAAATACTCTAGGATTAGAGCCAGGAATTCAAATGGCTTTTGAATATGCGAAATTAAATCATAAAAAAGTACATTTTATCGGTTTGGTTTCAGATGGTGGAGTTCACTCTCATATCAATCACTTGAAAGGTTTATTAACTGCTGCTCAAGAATTTGGATTGACAGAAAATGTTTACGTACACGCATTTACAGACGGTAGAGACTGTGATCCTATGTCTGGAAAAGGTTTCATAGAAGATTTACAAAATCACATGAAAATCTCTACTGGGAAATTAGCAACTGTAGTAGGAAGATATTTCGCAATGGATAGAGATAAGAGATGGGAGCGTGTGAAATTAGCTTATGATGCAATGGTAAATGGAGTAGGAGAAATCACCAAAAATCCTGTAGAAGCGATTGAAAAATCTTATGCAGAAGGAGTTACTGATGAGTTTTTAAAACCAATTATCGTTTCAGAAAATAATAATCTTCCTACTGCTAAAATTGAGGAAAATGATGTGGTTTTCTGTTTCAATTTCAGAACAGACAGAGGTAGAGAAATTACAGAAGTGCTTTCTCAACAAGACTTCCCAGATTTTGGAATGAAAAAATTGAATCTTTATTATGTTACTTTAACCAATTATGACGAAAGTTTCCAAAATGTAAAAGTTATCTTTGATGAAGAAGTTTTACAAGAAACAATGGGCGAAGTTCTAGAAAGAGCAGGTAGAACTCAAATCAGAATTGCTGAAACAGAGAAATATCCTCACGTTACTTTCTTCTTTTCTGGAGGTAGAGAAAAAGAATATGTAGGAGAGAGAAGATTGCTTTGTCCGAGTCCAAAAGATGTTGCTACCTATGATTTAAAACCAGAAATGTCTGCTTTTGATATTAGAGATGCTATTTTACCAGAATTAGAAAAAGAATCTGCAGATTTCATTTGTTTAAATTTTGCTAATGCAGATATGGTAGGTCATACTGGAGTTTTCGAAGCAGCAGTAAAAGCTTGCGAAGCGGTAGACAAATGTATAGAAGCAGTAGCAACTACAGCTTATGAACATGGTTATGCTGTTTTCATTTTGGCAGACCACGGAAATTCTGATTACATGATTAATCCTGATGGAAGTCCTAACACGCAACACTCTACTAATCTGGTTCCGCTAATTGTAATGGATAAAGACCAAAATTGGAATCTGAAACCAGGTAAATTAGGAGATGTAGCGCCATCTATTTTAAAAGTAATGGGCGTAGAAATTCCAGAAATTATGACTGGAGAAGTTTTAGTCTCTTAA
- a CDS encoding translation initiation factor, whose translation MDLRDQLKNLFPEHEEQDFEMPEEKFEQKNPLICKFEKKGRNGKPVTLIEGFEGTEEELKQISKKIKTTLGIGGSEKDGIIVIQGDNRDKIMKILQDMGYKTKRVGG comes from the coding sequence ATGGATTTAAGAGACCAATTAAAAAACCTTTTCCCAGAACACGAGGAGCAAGATTTTGAAATGCCAGAAGAAAAATTTGAGCAGAAGAATCCTCTTATCTGTAAATTCGAAAAAAAAGGAAGAAATGGTAAGCCTGTAACTTTAATAGAAGGTTTCGAAGGAACAGAAGAAGAACTGAAACAAATTTCTAAAAAAATAAAAACCACTCTAGGAATTGGTGGCTCAGAGAAAGACGGAATCATCGTGATTCAAGGAGATAATCGTGATAAAATCATGAAAATTCTTCAAGATATGGGCTATAAAACCAAAAGAGTTGGAGGATAA
- a CDS encoding nucleoside phosphorylase, giving the protein MLNKLAASELVLNPDGSVYHLNLQPEDIAEKILLVGDPDRVPKVSQYFDTIEIQKNKREFYTHTGTLRGERITVMSTGIGTENIDIVMNELDALVNIDLKEKEFKSEHTALQLFRLGTCGSVNPDVEVDNMLVSQNVVGLDGLMHFYQDYEFENEFSRNFMEKFPYERIKPMLYFSEWTESQYDYFKDAKYVGNTATFPGFYAPQGRQLRLKAVDDKFLETLNELGVTNFEMETSAIYGLSKLLGHKAVTINNVIANRRRGEFSADHHQSEKNMIEWVLERVII; this is encoded by the coding sequence ATGTTGAATAAATTAGCTGCTTCAGAATTGGTTTTAAATCCAGACGGAAGCGTTTATCACCTTAATCTTCAACCAGAAGATATTGCAGAGAAAATTCTATTAGTAGGCGATCCAGACAGAGTGCCAAAAGTTTCTCAATATTTTGATACCATCGAAATTCAAAAAAATAAAAGAGAATTCTACACGCATACTGGAACTTTAAGAGGAGAAAGAATTACGGTAATGTCTACCGGAATCGGTACAGAAAACATCGATATCGTGATGAACGAACTGGATGCTTTGGTGAATATTGATTTAAAAGAAAAAGAATTCAAATCAGAACATACTGCGCTTCAATTATTCAGACTCGGAACTTGTGGTTCTGTAAATCCTGATGTGGAAGTAGATAACATGTTGGTTTCTCAAAACGTAGTTGGTTTAGATGGATTAATGCATTTTTACCAAGATTATGAGTTCGAAAATGAGTTTTCTAGAAATTTCATGGAAAAATTCCCATACGAAAGAATTAAGCCAATGCTTTATTTCTCTGAATGGACAGAATCTCAGTACGATTACTTCAAAGATGCTAAATACGTAGGAAATACTGCTACTTTCCCAGGTTTCTATGCTCCACAAGGAAGACAATTGCGTCTAAAAGCTGTAGATGATAAATTTTTAGAAACACTTAATGAATTAGGCGTTACTAATTTCGAAATGGAAACTTCTGCGATTTATGGTTTGTCTAAACTTTTAGGACACAAAGCAGTTACCATTAATAACGTTATTGCGAATAGAAGACGTGGAGAGTTTTCTGCAGACCATCATCAATCAGAAAAAAACATGATTGAATGGGTGTTAGAAAGAGTTATTATATAA
- a CDS encoding tetratricopeptide repeat protein: MKSEMERGFQELKTLEKTAVLQQNADAQLEVLNNKAFYYFTKAEYNKAYKIAKELEEKAIAANNIRLIAISKNRLGVTLNFLQVHDESEKKLKEAEQFIDDNEFPDKNLIRANNYQFQSDLYTHILKHDVAVIYVKKTIPEYEKIKNLEERKNQLAKGNGNIGLKFLSVDLDSAAHYFKKSLAIQDKIEAKNINVANYTGLGEVYNRKKDHQKAVMYLKKAEELNEKVQDGFYMTSIYELLQDSYNNLGNEKEYEKYKLRYLENLKIENEEKLSGVKTFVDEVKAQSEEAIKENRNKTFLIIIIGMVALSFLIFIFYTLRKISKKKKEKSIIELQLVEKEKKIENLENKISDLHSEVIELAQQNSPQFYPRFLDLYPEFEKNILEINPKISISEIQFCALLKLNFSSKDIANYTFTSIRTVQNKKYRIRNKLNIPKEVDTYVFINNL; the protein is encoded by the coding sequence ATGAAAAGCGAAATGGAACGAGGTTTCCAAGAACTGAAAACGCTAGAAAAAACTGCTGTTTTACAGCAAAATGCAGATGCACAATTAGAAGTTCTGAACAATAAAGCATTTTATTATTTTACAAAAGCGGAATACAACAAAGCTTATAAAATCGCGAAAGAATTAGAAGAAAAAGCTATTGCGGCAAATAATATAAGACTGATTGCCATTTCTAAAAATAGATTAGGAGTTACTTTAAATTTTTTACAAGTACATGATGAGTCGGAAAAAAAGCTGAAAGAAGCAGAACAATTTATAGATGATAATGAGTTTCCAGATAAGAATTTGATTAGAGCCAATAATTATCAGTTTCAATCTGATTTATATACTCATATTTTAAAACATGATGTAGCTGTAATTTATGTAAAAAAAACAATTCCCGAATACGAAAAAATTAAAAATTTGGAAGAAAGAAAAAATCAACTTGCGAAAGGTAACGGAAACATCGGCTTGAAATTTCTTTCTGTAGATTTAGATTCTGCTGCTCATTATTTCAAAAAATCATTAGCAATTCAAGATAAAATAGAGGCTAAAAATATTAATGTAGCCAATTATACAGGTTTAGGAGAGGTCTATAACCGAAAAAAAGATCACCAAAAAGCAGTAATGTACCTTAAAAAAGCAGAAGAGCTTAATGAAAAAGTACAAGATGGTTTTTACATGACTTCTATCTATGAACTTTTGCAAGATTCTTATAATAATCTAGGCAATGAGAAGGAATATGAGAAATATAAACTTCGCTATCTAGAAAATTTAAAGATTGAAAATGAAGAAAAATTAAGTGGAGTAAAAACTTTTGTAGACGAAGTAAAAGCACAATCTGAAGAAGCCATAAAAGAAAATAGAAATAAAACTTTTTTAATCATCATCATAGGAATGGTGGCTTTATCTTTTTTGATTTTCATTTTTTATACTTTGAGAAAAATCAGTAAAAAGAAAAAAGAGAAGAGCATTATAGAATTACAACTAGTTGAAAAAGAGAAAAAGATAGAAAATTTAGAAAATAAAATAAGTGATTTACACTCAGAAGTAATAGAATTGGCACAGCAAAATAGTCCTCAATTTTACCCTAGATTTTTGGATTTATATCCAGAATTTGAAAAAAATATTTTAGAGATTAATCCTAAAATCTCTATCTCTGAAATACAATTTTGTGCGTTATTAAAACTCAATTTCTCTTCTAAAGACATCGCGAATTACACCTTTACGTCAATCCGAACAGTACAAAACAAGAAGTATAGAATTAGAAATAAATTAAATATTCCTAAGGAAGTAGATACTTATGTGTTTATTAATAATTTGTAA
- a CDS encoding DNA-3-methyladenine glycosylase I: MEITRCAWCEKDDLYRNYHDEEWGKPIYDDETIFEFLILESFQAGLSWYTILAKRENFRAAFDHFDYQKIAQYPEEKVEELIQNTGIIRNRLKILATINNAQKFIEVQKEFGSFSKYIWGFVNHEPIINRPKTLKEVPATTEISDALAKDLKKRGFKFMGSTVVYAHMQATEMVNDHVEDCFVK; the protein is encoded by the coding sequence ATGGAAATAACAAGATGTGCATGGTGCGAAAAAGACGATTTGTATCGAAATTATCATGATGAAGAATGGGGAAAACCTATTTATGATGATGAAACAATTTTTGAATTTCTGATTTTAGAGAGTTTTCAGGCTGGTTTAAGTTGGTACACCATTTTAGCCAAAAGAGAGAACTTCAGAGCGGCTTTTGATCATTTTGATTATCAAAAAATCGCACAGTATCCTGAGGAGAAAGTTGAAGAACTCATCCAAAATACTGGAATTATAAGGAATAGGCTGAAAATTCTCGCCACGATTAATAATGCTCAAAAATTTATCGAAGTTCAAAAGGAATTTGGTTCTTTCAGTAAATATATTTGGGGTTTTGTAAATCATGAACCGATTATCAATCGTCCTAAAACCTTGAAAGAAGTTCCTGCAACTACCGAAATTTCTGATGCTCTTGCCAAAGACTTAAAGAAACGGGGTTTTAAATTTATGGGTTCTACCGTAGTTTATGCACATATGCAAGCCACAGAAATGGTGAATGATCACGTAGAAGACTGTTTTGTAAAGTGA
- a CDS encoding YtxH domain-containing protein: MDTKKPLDNASDRLEEARDRTVNSVENTAENMSERAENFADDVKDTAENAWEKTKDVANDIWEKTKDVAENVKDKTEDMIDDVKDEYRDRTH; this comes from the coding sequence ATGGATACGAAGAAACCATTAGACAATGCTTCTGATAGATTAGAAGAAGCAAGAGACAGAACAGTTAACTCTGTAGAAAATACAGCAGAAAACATGTCAGAAAGAGCAGAAAATTTCGCAGATGATGTAAAAGATACTGCAGAAAATGCTTGGGAAAAAACCAAAGATGTTGCCAATGACATTTGGGAGAAAACCAAAGATGTCGCTGAAAACGTTAAGGATAAAACCGAAGACATGATAGACGATGTAAAAGACGAATACAGAGACAGAACCCATTAA
- a CDS encoding enoyl-ACP reductase FabI, with product MMYGLLKGKKGIIFGALNDQSIAWKVAERCHEEGAEFILSNAPIAMRMGEIDTLAQKTNSEVIGADATSMEDLGKLFDAAIAKFGKIDFILHSIGMSVNVRKGKHYTDINYDWLEKGWDVSAVSFHKVMKTAWEKDCMNEWGSILALTYIAAQRTFPDYNDMGDNKSYLESIARSFGYYWGEKKVRVNTISQSPTVTTAGSGVKGFGGFMGFAEDMSPLGNATALDCANYCVAMFSDLTRKVTMQNLFNDGGFSNTGVSQKVVDKYTGE from the coding sequence ATTATGTACGGATTACTTAAAGGTAAAAAAGGAATTATTTTCGGCGCGCTTAATGATCAATCTATCGCTTGGAAAGTAGCAGAACGTTGTCATGAAGAAGGTGCAGAATTTATCCTTTCAAACGCTCCTATAGCAATGAGAATGGGCGAAATAGATACTTTAGCACAAAAAACTAATTCAGAAGTAATTGGCGCAGATGCTACTTCTATGGAAGATTTAGGAAAACTTTTTGATGCAGCTATCGCTAAATTTGGTAAAATAGATTTCATCCTTCACTCTATAGGAATGTCTGTAAACGTAAGAAAAGGCAAACATTATACAGATATTAATTATGATTGGTTAGAAAAAGGTTGGGATGTTTCTGCAGTTTCTTTCCACAAAGTAATGAAAACCGCTTGGGAAAAAGATTGTATGAATGAGTGGGGTTCTATCCTAGCACTTACTTACATCGCTGCTCAAAGAACTTTCCCAGATTACAATGATATGGGAGATAACAAATCTTACCTAGAATCTATCGCAAGATCTTTCGGTTATTATTGGGGAGAGAAAAAAGTAAGAGTGAATACCATTTCTCAATCTCCTACCGTAACTACAGCAGGTTCTGGTGTAAAAGGTTTTGGCGGATTTATGGGATTTGCAGAAGATATGTCTCCTCTAGGAAACGCTACTGCACTAGATTGTGCTAATTATTGTGTAGCCATGTTCTCAGATCTTACCAGAAAGGTAACCATGCAAAATCTATTTAATGATGGTGGTTTCAGCAACACTGGAGTTTCTCAAAAAGTAGTAGATAAATACACTGGAGAATAA